The following is a genomic window from Prunus persica cultivar Lovell chromosome G7, Prunus_persica_NCBIv2, whole genome shotgun sequence.
GCAATGAGCCACAAAGACATACCATTAAGAAGGACGCAGTTTGTTATATAAATCAATCATGCAACTTCATTTAATATTCAGTCACCTCCATACCTCCTGCAACACAAACATTCGACTCTTTGTACTTCTTTGGTATAAGCTTTGATTGTAGCTCCAACCAATTAGTTCTGGCAGTTGACAAATTTGGAATCATTTCCTCCTCTAAGGAGACCCATATTTTTTCCTTGACACTTGCCTGGAATGTTTTGGAACAAAATAATGCTAATTACAATCCGCAGTCTAAACCAACTTAAAGAGTCATTCAAGAAAGTCCATGAGAAAGAAATGCTTCTCATCAGCATCAAATAGAAATTGAACAAATACCAAAGGTATGATCACATAATCAGTGACTATAACCATAGCACAATTTACATGACTTCTCAATAAGTAATCCATGCTCATTAGTGCATCTTATGACGTTTACCACATTTAGAACTTCATATACAGTGCTCTCAAAATTCTTTAATTGAAGTTTCGGGAAAACCAGTTCACAATTTAGAAAAGCTACAAAGTATTATGTATCagtaaaaatataagaaattgaTTTGCAAACCATCCATAGACATTTACCCAACCATgtcgtgtgtgtgtgtgtgtgagttacACAATGGTTCTACAATGAACTGCAGCAGTAGAAGAACGCTAAAACAGTCATGCATGTCAAACAACACATTCAGGCAGTTCTATTTGTTGTGTCGTACAGTGTGGCAATCTCTACACCATCACAAAAGGAACACACATAAAGTGACAACAACATATGTCACAACAAAAATACATGACGACTTAATAAGGTACAACAGCATcattgaatgaatgaatgcaTGCACCTTGAGAAAGCCTCAAAACACATATGCATTAACATTACGAAGCACTCGAGGCTTACAAGAGCTGTCATATTTCCAACTATTGTTGTTTCACTGAAATGTTGTACCAAACATATTCCTACAGCATCATCCTTATGTATATATTCAAAAGAGGGTGTAACCCTTATTTACAATAAGAACATCATCCACATATTCTACAAATAAACTTACAAGCCTACTAATAGCACCATCAAATGAGAGAAAGAAGTAATACAATTATGAAGAAATGAGACAGAGAAAAAGAGGGGGCATTGAATAGAACATTTATAAACTAGAAAAGAATTTATGATACAACTTACAGCTGCAGATGATGCATAGGTCCGATGATCTTCAAAAATGACCCTAAGAGATGAGATATTGATCTCAGGCAATTGAAGCTTTAATACCTCAAATGCTTTCCCTGTTTTCTACATGATCCAAAAGAAAGCTCAGTCAGTTTTCAGTAAAAGCTAGCTGAAGGATTACGTTGTAGTCATTTAGAttgcttaaattttttttgagaaatttagATTGCTCAGTCTCAGAAAAGAACGAAAGCAGAAAGTGCCAACGTAAAAGAGTAAAACATAAAATAGGGCAGTCTACTAATTTTTGCTAAAGAAGTTACCCATACTTTTTGTTTCTAACTTGAACAGTTCAATGGATGTCTAGACTGAGAGGCTCTTTCCTGTTACCTGTCAGGATCATATTTAACTTTACAAATGCTTTGGGTGTCTGCAGCCTTCTGAAACAGTTAGGAACTACCTAACATCTATGCCCACCATAGTTTGGGATGAGAAGAAAATActgtacattttttttaagtactAAATATATGTTAGACATTAACTCATTCTGAATGTAGgtcaaggaaataaaaattcaagctAAACTAAACTAGACCTAGAGAGCTAGCAAATGAAAGGTAAGTTTGTTTATCAGAGCAAATACAAGTTACTTTAAGGACTTTGCACTTTTACCTTCTCTATTACGGCATAGAATACAAAGATTACCAGTACTGACCTGAACAATTTGAAGGAAGTCCCTCAGGAATAACTCCTGCGTTGTCTTGGACTGATGACTACAGGCCAGGACCTCCAACACATGATTTGCAGCCAAATCATATAACCCAAGAAGAGCATACCATCTGAATCACAGAAAttgtatgaaaaaaaaactctatagATTGTAAAACAAGAAGTTGGCATACAAAATTATACACAAACTAAAGCTGCATCTAAGTCCATATAACTTACTGTCCAATATGGAAATGAACATGGTCTTTGATATGGCTCCACGTAGTTCCTTTATAAACAGACATGGCACTTCTATAAGTGCGAATTGCATGCTTGATCTGAAgagcaaaaggcaaaaacctATTCTTCAAAAGAAGCAACACTTAAACAAGTTACGTTTTGCATAACTTAGAGATATAGCTACCTGATCACATTTCTTGTAACGGTCACCAGAAAGAACAAGATGAAATCCATATTTGTGTAACATAGGTGGTTTGGACAACAAGTAGCAATAAGATGCTTGCTCAAGCATTACAGCGGAATGTAGCGGCTCCTGAGAAAGAATTAGTCAGTAGTAAGAAAACGAGTCTTAATAACTTACtatattgaaaaattaacATTACCTCAGTGCAAACACGGAAGTAAACAGTGGCAGCCTCTTTATACTGATATCTTGCCTTCAACATCTCTACCCACCAAAGACCACACCTTGTTGCATTTTGCTGACTAGATGGTGCAACTTTCTGCTTGAACACCAATGACAAGTGTAATAAGTTACGCAGAGTCCAaccagaaagaagaaaataaggcAGGAAATATGGGGGAAGAAGCTGCAAGTggatattataatataaatcaaCAGTACTTCAAAATTTCCTTCCAGAAAACCTGCAGAACAATTCATGCACATGCAAACCTGAGATGCTCATTGAGAGCAAAGATGGAATTGTAAATGAAGTACGCAGCTTCTTTGTTGGGAGGTTACACACACTATGGACGAGACAGTTGGATTTTAGGTGGATGGGTAGGGTTGGTATCCAAGTGATGAGGAGAGAGTTGCAAGGCCTTTGAAGGAAGACAAAACTTGGAGGGTTATGTTTGATTGTGGAAGGGATAAGTCCCCGGGGTTGGATGGGTCTTTCCATGACAGCTTCTCAAGATTGCTGGGTAGTGACTAGAGATAATCTAACTAAAGACTTTGAGTATTTTAAGAGTGGGGTTGTGATGTGAGCACTAATGCCACTAAAATATGCTTGATTCTTAAAACTTCATCGATTCAATTCATGGATCATAGACCTATAAGTTTGGTCACTAGCATCTATATGATTTTAGCTAAAGTTTTATCCTTGAGATTGGGAAAGGCATTCAGTTATGTGATACCTATTTCTCAAGGGCTTTTATTATGGGGTGACACATCTTGGACTTGGTCTCAGTTGCAAATGAACGGTGGCGGAGCAAAGATGATTAATCTCAAAAACAATTGGCAATTGATTAGAAAGTGGGGAGAAAAATACATACTAAATAGGTATTAAATGCATTTTCCATGCAATACTCTGCCTCCTTTCTTGACTGGTCTGACATGAAATACGCAAGCCCCATCATTTCCTGCAAGAAAAAATGAGATAAGTCAGATTTGTTACGCTGTGAGACCATTCACGAAACGAAATATAGACTTTTCAGCCacgagagaaagagagagatatcAAATGTAAGGATATGTCAGCAGATGGGTAAAATTGAAATCCAAAAAGGAAATTTAAACTTAGGGGAAAAAACCCAGAAGAAATTAAACACACCTGTACGCCAGCATAGCGTTTCCAGGCTTTATCAAGCTTGTAATCTGTGGAGATTAGACGATAATTCGATAATGCAAGTTCATAATCACGTAGCATGAAGGCATAATCACCCAAAACTCTAATCTGAGATTCATTGGAGTTAAAGGTATACCTAGAACAAGGAATGTAAAACCCATATTAGAAGAATAAAGGGGCATAATTAGGAACACACACTAACACATCAACAacgaaataaaatctcttgtACAACATACGTAGGGCCACTGGGAGAGTCCACCACGtcttctttcccttttctccaccatagattttttatttggttccGAAAACCTTTCCTTGTTGCAGAAACCTGAAAACCATAGAAttggataaaaaaataataattaatacgTGTGTAAGTGcatatataaaagaaaggaTTAGACAGACTGTAAACCGGAAAGTAAAATACTCCCAAAAACTAAAGGTGATATTATTGAGATACATACCTGCTGATTGAGCACACGAATTTTTTGCTCCATGTAAGGAATAATGTGTTTAGTTGATAAATCTTGCATAAGATCTTTTATCTGTCCCAGTTTGTACAAATTGGATATCATGATCAAAATTCTGACGTaagcaaaaaatttgaattatcaACCTTACATAGTATTGTAAGAACATTAGATAATATGAATGAAAAGCAGTTTACCTCATTAAAATCGTCAACATTAAGGAAGCAACGAAGAGGTTGACTAGGTAAATCATCAGATTTCTGTCAATAATGATACCGTTAggtaatatatgtatatagcaAACCAGTGAAGAACAAGGTAAGATCTGAGTACTAGAGAATAGATTACATAAAGCACCCAGGGATAATCTTGATGTTCAACCACGCCATCTTGAGAAGAATTAATGCATAGTAATTGACAGTCAGAGCCGAAGGTGCTCCTCATTTCagttaaaattttagttgccctgcaaaaataaataagactCTAACAATATCAATTTTCCATGGATGTCACCTTTGATTTTCTAAAGTTCAAATTTCTCTTAGAACTCTTATCCATTTTTATCAACACGTTTAACTTGTCAAGCAGAAAAGTTACAACATTGTTGTTCAAAAAAGAGTAGAAAGAAGTACAAGGACAGAGAAACAAAATGTCCATCTTAGGAAAGAGaacaaaaccaacaacaaATTATTCCTTATTTCATGGCTATGCAgattattaattcaatttctagcaTGATTAGAAAGCCAGGAAAGATACATACTTCTCCAAAGGGCCATCTTGATTATCATGCACTAGCAAATAATGCTTCAAAATCTTTGGGTCCATTGCCCCACTGGTAAGAAGGGAGGGTAACGTGTTGGTGTTAAAGAGGTCAACAAATCTGTTGATAGGCTGATCATCCTTTGAAGAAACTACTACAAGACCTGCAAGTAAAATCAAACAAGAAACTTACAACTCTATGGCAATTAATatctcaaaaaaagaaaatatcatattAAGAACTATGAGTCTATGACTGATAGCGTGGACCATGCTTGCTCAGCCTTTACATTAAATTGTAACTAAATAAGCAAGATAATAGGTACTTCTTAAGTTTCAACACCTTACATGCCACAGGATGATCAAAAGCTTCATGGTCTGAAAAAGACACAGTATGTACAAGCTCTTTGTTGAAAAACTGAAACCACGATGGTAGAACTTCATTTTCAGATCCTGCAAAGGAAAACCTTAATCACTGCTAAAACTGCAGATCCGGTAAACTACAAAAATTCGTCTCAATTCCAATTATACAAGTAAAGGTAGATGCATAGGATAGTCTTAGAAAGATAAATGCTGAAtcatttctttaaaataaaatagcaaCTTTTTCAAATTCAACACAACTCCCTTGAGAGCTCAACCACGAATCTAAATAACGAATATCACTTACTGGACACTGCATTATTAATTTGAGGCAGGTCGGAACACAATTCAGAAAGATCTTTCTCTGCAGCCTGGGTTATGACTTGTTTCAACCTCTCTTTGGCTACCTAGGTAAGATTAAACAATATATCTCAGGCTCTGACAATTGAGAACTCCAGAGAAAATTAATCTGAGCCATAAAACGACATATGAACAATGCATCTAATATTCAAATACCAAAATCCACCTACACCTCAACAGGGCGCTTCTTTTTCCCCCCCTTGTTTCATGGAAGAAACATATCATGGTGGAAAGTAACACAGTACACATGATAGATTGAACTGGCCAATAAGGGACATATAACATTTAACAAGTTCAACTTGTAATCGTTTCAAGTTGAGCTTAAATATCTTTACAATTACAATCATTCTTTCTCCCTTTTCCTTATTCCATCTCTCCTAGATGTTCGCACTTTCAAACTTCGAATTAAATGTTTATAAATAGAAGCCTACTAATATCCATTAGTCAAATTAGTTGCCCAGAAAACTTGAGTGAAActaacttaaaaaaatttaggcttCGGGCATACCCATTAgtcaaaatggtattttcaaCTACCCGCACAATCATAGTGCAGCTGAAGTGAAGGTTTATCGTTTCCCAAATTCCAACGAAAATCCTAAATTCAAAcggtttattttctttcagttCCCGCATTTTCACAGCAGCTCAACAAGACAATCAGAAAGTTACCTCCAAATTCGGTTGCCGAATATCCGACTCATAAAACAACCGCAACCCGAACTTCTGAAGCCGGTAAGGTTGATCACTCGCCGTCCGTACGGGCACTGcaccaaaaccaaacaaaagagCCTAAATTTCCACCCGAAAAAACCCTAACATACAATTACATATACGTAAATGCATAAATTAGcagaaaagtgaaaaagagtGTGGTGTGTTCACCGTCGATGTTGTTGAAGACGCAGAAGGGCTTGAGCATTTGAATGAAGGTGAGGCCGTTCTTGAGGCAAGCTTCTTCGACGAGAGGTGTGCGGAGCACCATGACAACGGGACTGATCTCGTCCAACAGCATTCTGCCAAGTGGCGTATTCGCCGGATCCACCATTTTTGTTCCCCTCTGAAATTGGGTGaggacgacgacgacgacgaccctcTCAACTCGGGCTCAATGACGTCACTGAGCCACTCACCGGGTCGAGGCGGCTCGGGGTTTGGCTCGCTCAGATCCCGGGCGTCGATGGAAGATTAATGAGAGCTGATGAGAAGGAGCGGTTCGTTGCAAAAATGAATCTGCATATGAGAAAAGCTACGACTTCGTTTTGTGGGTACTAGTATGGACTGTCGTAAAGAGCTAGCTggctgtttttttattttattttaatttttcgtATTTGGGTCCTGTAGTTGGGCTTATTGGATTTGACGGTGGATAAGCCCATGTTAATTTTTTAGGTCACATAAAatccttcttcttttatagcttTCATTTGAGCCAATTTTCAATCAGATATCAATTACCAATGATTATTTTTAAGGAAAGACCAAGACCCTAATGTAGGTTATGAATATCAAAACTTGATGGTTGGTATCTTGCATGGGTAAATTTATAGGCAATGTTCTTTTTGCCAAAGTATAGGCAAATGCATTTGGATAGCGCTTTTTTGTTAACGACGAAAACTATTTggaatgagagaatgagagaatgagagaatatGAAGTAAATCAAATGGCCTATGTGTAATGGAAAGTCAGAAGATTTTCTTGATCATGCTTGTAAAAACCTAGGCCAACTTTTTCCAATAAAAACTTCAACACCTCCCCCTCTCAAAACTTACTCCTTCATGATTATGATTTACGAGTCATAACTACGTGCTTTAATTTACACATGATTAATATCAGctccgatctcttggaccacggGGGTCCAAGAAactgtggtcacccaccgttggatgtaacatccaacggttcaaaaaagtttcttaaaagaagtgcaagagtgagtgaaccgttgaatttacatccaacgggaagtgaccacaaatctcttagacccctgtagtccaagagatcgggactgtgaTTAATATAACATATTTAACGATAAAAAGTGAATAAGTATACTAGACATTAAATAAActatttaggtttttttttggataaaaatatgataaaattttattagatCAATAAGAATAAAAAGTACAAAGGACACATATTGTCAATAGAGCAATCCCAATAATAATATAGTAACTATGGGTAAAACTTCCTCAATGACTGAAAAATTGAAACGAAGAGAATCACACTCGAAAAtaacttttctaatttttgtacAAATATCACCCGAACTTATATatcagtttcaatttgtcaccttaaagaaaaatttaagcaaAATGTCACTTTaagttttcaaaatccatgatttgtcatctgactttaacatcatccaattttccctCCATTttgaagggtattttagtctttctaATATGTAAAccatcttttttatataatttaaatataaagctATGTAAACCCTCTTGTTtggaaagactaaaatacccttcaaaatggatggaaaattaGATGATGTTAAAGTCATGTGATAAatcatgaattttgaa
Proteins encoded in this region:
- the LOC18769311 gene encoding trafficking protein particle complex subunit 8 isoform X1; the protein is MVDPANTPLGRMLLDEISPVVMVLRTPLVEEACLKNGLTFIQMLKPFCVFNNIDVPVRTASDQPYRLQKFGLRLFYESDIRQPNLEVAKERLKQVITQAAEKDLSELCSDLPQINNAVSRSENEVLPSWFQFFNKELVHTVSFSDHEAFDHPVACLVVVSSKDDQPINRFVDLFNTNTLPSLLTSGAMDPKILKHYLLVHDNQDGPLEKATKILTEMRSTFGSDCQLLCINSSQDGVVEHQDYPWVLYKSDDLPSQPLRCFLNVDDFNEIKDLMQDLSTKHIIPYMEQKIRVLNQQVSATRKGFRNQIKNLWWRKGKEDVVDSPSGPTYTFNSNESQIRVLGDYAFMLRDYELALSNYRLISTDYKLDKAWKRYAGVQEMMGLAYFMSDQSRKEAEYCMENAFNTYLKVAPSSQQNATRCGLWWVEMLKARYQYKEAATVYFRVCTEEPLHSAVMLEQASYCYLLSKPPMLHKYGFHLVLSGDRYKKCDQIKHAIRTYRSAMSVYKGTTWSHIKDHVHFHIGQWYALLGLYDLAANHVLEVLACSHQSKTTQELFLRDFLQIVQKTGKAFEVLKLQLPEINISSLRVIFEDHRTYASSAAASVKEKIWVSLEEEMIPNLSTARTNWLELQSKLIPKKYKESNVCVAGEAVKVDIEFKNPLQIPLLLSSVSLICELSENSDEMQSDANSSMTGVQNDGESTTLNHRDVNFESSLFSVSDVGFSLRGGETTVVQLTVTPRVEGILQIVGVKWKLSGFVVGFHKFETNPVKMIRKRIQKAKHHSDNLKFVVVKSVPKLEGVIHPLPKRAYVGDLRNLVLELRNKSEFAIKNLKMKINHPRFLNIGKRESLNIEFPACLEKTNSDHSGVPANPTDVSHSMFLFPEDTIIQGETPLLWPLWFRAAVPGNISLCITIYYEMGDISSTMRYRTLRMHYNLQVLPSLDVSFQISPCPSRLQEFLVRMDVVNKTSSESFQVHQLSSVGHQWEISLLQPVDAIFPSQSLMAHQALSCFFMLKNHGKPSTSEDEISTHFRLQGTDVRLGTQGSSGPHFDIASSPLADFHHCERLHQEILHKGDTSTVDFILISRPLKNDNNPVGSDPSHLFSHHACHCSTASTSSISWLVDGPRTIYHDFSAPFCEINLSMTLFNSSDVVASVHINTLDSSTSDNLNDATPVQPATSSDNQEGWHDLSLVTDIKVTSDVLKVRTSKSTPVESVSPFIWSGSSSTRVQLEPMSRTEIPLQVCVFSPGTYDLSNYVLHWNLLLSNDQGNRDRRSSGKCQGYPYYLTVLQSD